The Rhinolophus ferrumequinum isolate MPI-CBG mRhiFer1 chromosome 4, mRhiFer1_v1.p, whole genome shotgun sequence genome has a window encoding:
- the ARGLU1 gene encoding arginine and glutamate-rich protein 1 produces the protein MGRSRSRSSSRSKHTKSSKHNKKRSRSRSRSRDKERVRKRSKSRESKRNRRRESRSRSRSTNTAVSRRERDRERASSPPDRIDIFGRTVSKRSSLDEKQKREEEEKKAEFERQRKIRQQEIEEKLIEEETARRVEELVAKRVEEELEKRKDEIEREVLRRVEEAKRIMEKQLLEELERQRQAELAAQKAREEEERAKREELERILEENNRKIAEAQAKLAEEQLRIVEEQRKIHEERMKLEQERQRQQKEEQKMILGKGKSRPKLSFSLKTQD, from the exons ATGGGCCGGTCTCGGAGCCGGAGCTCGTCCCGCTCCAAACACACCAAGAGCAGCAAACACAACAAGAAGCGGAGCCGGTCCCGGTCGCGTTCCCGGGACAAGGAGCGCGTGCGGAAGCGCTCCAAATCCCGGGAAAGTAAACGGAACCGGCGGCGGGAGTCGCGGTCCCGCTCGCGTTCCACTAACACGGCCGTATCCCGGCGCGAGCGGGACCGGGAGCGCGCCTCGTCCCCGCCGGACCGCATCGACATCTTCGGGCGCACGGTGAGCAAGCGCAGCAGCCTGGACGAGAAGCAGAAgcgagaggaggaggagaagaaagcgGAGTTCGAGCGGCAGCGAAAAAT TCGGCAgcaggaaatagaagaaaaactcaTCGAGGAAGAAACAGCACGAAGAGTGGAAGAATTGGTAGCAAAAAGGGTAGAGGAAgaattggagaaaaggaaagatgaaattgAGCGAGAAGTTCTCCGAAGGGTAGAAGAAGCCAAGCGCATCATGGAAAAGCAGTTGCTCGAAGAACTCGAGCGACAGAGACAAGCTGAACTTGCAGCACAAAAAGCCAGAGAG GAGGAAGAACGTGCAAAACGTGAGGAACTAGAGCGAATACTGGAAGAGAATAACCGAAAAATTGCCGAAGCACAAGCCAAACTG GCTGAAGAACAGTTGAGAATTgttgaagaacaaagaaagattCATGAGGAAAGGATGAAACTAGAACAAGAGCGACAACGtcaacaaaaagaagaacaaaaaatgatCCTGGGCAAGGGGAAGTCCAGGCCCAAACTGTCCTTCTCATTAAAAACCCAGGATTAA